The Paenibacillus wynnii DNA window AATGTGCTCTCCATTGGAGTTCCTAGTTTCCACTGAATATAATTATGCTCAACAAGTTCCTGCGCCCTTCTCTGATCTTGGCTGGTGTCCGTCCGCTATAACCAAACACACGTTCTTTAGACAATGAAAAATAAAAGAGCCCAGAAACATCCTTGGCTCCTCATTATATATTTAAATATTTACAACTAATGTTTTACCTTTTTATCTTATTTCTTTTTGACCTTAGAAGTATTATACCGATAATAATTACAGCTGAATAAATAAATAAACCATTTGGATTACTTTCACCACGATACAACTGTGTCAAAACACCTACCATTGCTAAAACAAGAACAACATAAATTAATTTATTCATTGCAGCTGCAGTACTTTTTTTAAAAATCTTTTTCGAGAGGAAGACTAGAATAAAAGTCAAAACTGAAATGTAAGTAATTATTATTGCATAGGCTGATATCATTTATCTCCCCCCAATTTTCACTTGTGTTAAAATCCTTCAAATTTTATCCGTTTGTAGTTGATTCAAAGTAAGGTACTGGAAGCCAATGAATATTTAAAGTAACACCCTTACCCTCGTTATGGTAACTCATTGAGTTCGCTATCATGGTCGCTCCTGTTGCTTCTATAAGAGCAACAACTGAACCAAGCCATGCAACTGGAATAAATGCGGCGATCCCAGCTAATAAAGTCGCTACGCTAGCAGTTTGTTGTAAGGAGTATACCATGTTTTTAGTCTCGGTATTATTAAAAGTAATTGCAACTCCCCACCAGTAGCTGTTTGAAAATACCAAGGTTGACATTTCACCTTTAGATGTTGTTGCAACCGACCCATTGACAGATAAATTATTAAGCGCTTCGACTCCCTTAAGATACTGATTATATATATCGAGGGCAACCACATCTTTAGCTGCCGAATCAATGTGATACACACCTAATGCATCAACAGTAATGTATGGAGTCATATCTATTACGGAAGAAAGCACTCTAGCAGAGAATTCATCCTGCCCAAGTGGCAATGTTCTATCTGCTACATTAATCTCTTGAATTTCAGTGACCGGACCGGTAGAAGCAAGAACCGGCGAAGCAAAGAGCGACACTGCAAGAAAACCACTAACAACACCTGACCAAATCTTTTTCTTATTCAAAATAATTCCTCCTGATGTTTCGATTTTTGATTCTACATTATGGTAATATATTCCACCGTAAAAATAAACACTTTTCACTATATATACTAAAATTATCTATTTTATTGAATATAATTACTATATTCCCTTGAATATTTTATTTTAGTTAATTTGTCCCATTTTTTATATTTATTTTACTTTTCAGTTGATTTATGTTTACATTAGTTGTTAATTAAAAGCATATTATGTATAATATTGTCGATAATATTACTCTTCTATTTTTCTGTTAAAATATATCAAGTTCAAACTCAATCAAATAACAAACTCTCAGTATCAGTAATTTTCAACAAAAAGCTCAGAGGTGTACTTATGAATAAAGGAATAAAGGACAACTTACGTGCGGCTGTTCTAAAGAAAGAACGTATCGTTGTGTTTATATTTAAAGCACACAAACATTACAAAGCATGCAACGCCACATATCTTTCGACATACCCACATCAGCATGTTGACCGAAGCAGGAATAGACCTCATCAATATCATGAAACGGGCGGGGCATGACGACGCAAAGACCACCATGAAAATTTATACGCATGTCACAAACAAGATGAAAAAGGATAATGCCCTAAAGGTGAAAATTCACTTTGGGAGCCTTCTCAATCTCGAAAATCCGCAAGGAATGTGATTTTTACGTGATTTTAGTCAAAATAAAAACCCTTGTAAGGCCTGTAATACTAGGCCTATCAAGGGTTTTTTTTGAAACTTATTACATCATGCCGCCCATACCGCCCATGCCGCCCATATCAGGCATTCCGCCCTTGTCTGGTTCTGGCTTGTCAGCGATAACAGCTTCGGTAGTCAGGAACATTGCAGCTACGGAAGCAGCGTTTTGCAGCGCGTAACGTGTTACCTTAGCAGGGTCAACGATACCTGCTTCGAACATGTTTACCCACTCATCAGTAGCAGCGTTGTAGCCGATGCCGATAGCTTCTTTTTTCAAGCGGTCCACGATAACGGAACCTTCTTGACCAGCGTTAGCTGCGATAGTACGTACAGGCTCTTCCAGAGCGCGTAGAACGATGTTAACGCCTGTTCTCTCGTCACCAGTAGCTTCTACAGCAGCAACAGCAGCATATACGTTCACAAGAGCTGTACCCCCACCGGACACGATACCTTCTTCAACCGCAGCGCGAGTTGCGTTCAGGGCGTCTTCGATGCGAAGTTTGCGCTCTTTCAATTCAGTTTCAGTTGCAGCTCCAACTTTGACAACGGCTACGCCGCCAGCCAATTTAGCCAGACGCTCTTGCAGTTTTTCTTTGTCGAACTCGGAAGTTGTATCTTCCAATTGGGAGCGGATTTGGCTTACGCGGGCATTGATATCAGCCTTGTCGCCGCTTCCATCTACAATTGTAGTGTTCTCTTTGGTTACGCGCACTTGACGAGCGTTACCCAGTTGTTCGATGGTAGTGCTTTTCAGATCCAAGCCAAGCTTCTCAGTGATCACTTGACCACCAGTCAGAGCGGCGATATCCTGCAGCATAGCTTCGCGGCGGTCGCCAAAGCCAGGAGCTTTAACAGCAACAGCGTTGAAAGTACCACGCAGTTTGTTCACGATCAGCATAGCTTGTGCTTCGCCTTCGATGTCTTCAGCGATGATAACAAGCGGTCTAGCTTGTTGAACGATTTTTTCAAGCAACGGCAAGATTTCTTGCGTGCTGCTGATTTTTTTATCCGTGATCAAGATGTACGGGTTTTCCAAAACAGCTTCCATTTTGTCCGTATCTGTAATCATGTATGGGGAAATATAGCCGCGGTCAAATTGCATACCTTCTACAACTTCAAGCTCAGTAAGGAATCCACGGGATTCTTCAACGGTGATAACGCCGTCTTTACCTACTTTTTCCATAGCTTCAGCAATCAATTGGCCTACTTCTTCGTCAGCTGCGGAGATTGAAGCTACTTGAGCGATAGCTTGTGAATCTTCAACTGGCTTGGAAATTCTTTTCAATTCTAGAACAGCAGCTTTAACTGCTTTGTCGATCCCTTTGCGGATAACCATTGGGTTAGCGCCTGCAGTTACGTTCTTCAGACCTTCGCGAATCATCGCTTGGGCAAGAACAGTTGCAGTTGTAGTACCGTCACCGGCTACATCATTAGTCTTGGTAGCAACTTCTTTAACAAGTTGTGCTCCCATATTTTCAAAAGCATCTTCAAGCTCGATTTCTTTAGCGATAGTAACACCATCGTTAGTGATAAGCGGGCTGCCGAATTTCTTCTCCAGTACCACGTTGCGGCCTTTCGGTCCAAGTGTTACCTTTACTGCGTTTGCCAAAGCATCCACACCGCGGAGCATTGCCCGGCGAGCGTCTTCACTAAATTTAATTTCCTTAGCCATTGTTAGATATACCTCCTAAAGTTTTGTGAGCGTTAAGTAATTGGGTTACTACTTATGAGAATCTTGTGCTTAGCCCAAGATCGCGTGAATGTCGCTTTCTTTCATAATCAAATATTCTTTACCTTCATACTTCACTTCTGTTCCAGCATACTTGGAGAAAAGAACGCGATCGCCTTCTTTAACTTCCAAAGGTACACGAACTCCATCCTTCAATGCTCCGCTTCCTACGGCAATAACTTTACCTTCTTGCGGCTTTTCCTTTGAAGAGTCTGGAAGTACGATTCCGAAAGAAGTAGTTTCCTCCGCTTCGCTCGCTTCTACTAATACGCGTTCACCTAAAGGTTTGATCATGAAAAAATAGCCTCCTTTGAATTATGTTTTTTACCTTGAAAACAATAGTTAGGAATATCAAACGAATCGTTAGATTCACAGATATTCTCGAAAAATATGAATGTAGCGTAACATTCAGCGCCTGTTTCCATATTTTTCAGCACATTAGCACTCGACAGCCTATAGTGCTAACAACAATTTTTATGATACCCAACTTGAATGGGAATTTCAAGTCCTTTTACACAAATCGCCCTCTTTTTCGGGAAAAATATGGTTTTGGGGCCTGTACAAGTCATACCTTCTTTCATTCTATCCACTCCGAAAAAAAATATGCCATAAACTAAATATAATCCAGACTGTCCAGAATTTCCTTCAGACTGAGCTCTGCACACGCCATAGATGTATCAGCCACACCATAATACATTTTGACAATATCACCTTCATTGATCGCTCCACAGGAGAAGACGACATCTCCAAAGAAACCATTCTTCTCATAACTCGCTTCCGGTTCCATAACCGGTTTATTCGATCGGGCGATCACTTTTGAGGGATCATTCAAATCAAGCAGCACGGCTCCCATACAATAGCGGTGATCAAGTGTCGCTCCATGATACAATTCCAACCAGCCTTTA harbors:
- the groL gene encoding chaperonin GroEL (60 kDa chaperone family; promotes refolding of misfolded polypeptides especially under stressful conditions; forms two stacked rings of heptamers to form a barrel-shaped 14mer; ends can be capped by GroES; misfolded proteins enter the barrel where they are refolded when GroES binds), encoding MAKEIKFSEDARRAMLRGVDALANAVKVTLGPKGRNVVLEKKFGSPLITNDGVTIAKEIELEDAFENMGAQLVKEVATKTNDVAGDGTTTATVLAQAMIREGLKNVTAGANPMVIRKGIDKAVKAAVLELKRISKPVEDSQAIAQVASISAADEEVGQLIAEAMEKVGKDGVITVEESRGFLTELEVVEGMQFDRGYISPYMITDTDKMEAVLENPYILITDKKISSTQEILPLLEKIVQQARPLVIIAEDIEGEAQAMLIVNKLRGTFNAVAVKAPGFGDRREAMLQDIAALTGGQVITEKLGLDLKSTTIEQLGNARQVRVTKENTTIVDGSGDKADINARVSQIRSQLEDTTSEFDKEKLQERLAKLAGGVAVVKVGAATETELKERKLRIEDALNATRAAVEEGIVSGGGTALVNVYAAVAAVEATGDERTGVNIVLRALEEPVRTIAANAGQEGSVIVDRLKKEAIGIGYNAATDEWVNMFEAGIVDPAKVTRYALQNAASVAAMFLTTEAVIADKPEPDKGGMPDMGGMGGMGGMM
- the groES gene encoding co-chaperone GroES; this translates as MIKPLGERVLVEASEAEETTSFGIVLPDSSKEKPQEGKVIAVGSGALKDGVRVPLEVKEGDRVLFSKYAGTEVKYEGKEYLIMKESDIHAILG